In Triticum aestivum cultivar Chinese Spring chromosome 5B, IWGSC CS RefSeq v2.1, whole genome shotgun sequence, the following proteins share a genomic window:
- the LOC123115617 gene encoding BTB/POZ and MATH domain-containing protein 1 produces MAAPQSSIAMVPSRCTAEMHTATVAVEISGYSRLKGLGRGKYLRSPAFLIGGYEWCIYYFPDGSPDEASEGHVSVFLKLLTKNAEVKALHEWMRLNRVSGQSIVALSRKGPDVFERKKSWGVPKFMQTTAEVESAYLQNDCLLIECKVSVITEILSIYVPPSDILDNIATLLEGKIGGDVTFKVQGEVFSAHKILLAMRSAVFNAEFYGPLGDKGVQDIIINDMQPAVFKAFLHFIYTDSLPSMDDLDDDDKREMVKHLLVAADKYAMERMKRVCEGMLCKCLDVETVATILALADQHHCSNLKDACTEFMFSSNRLNDVIASQGYVQLKRSSPDIIVDVLERAAKSRKI; encoded by the coding sequence ATGGCAGCACCGCAGAGTTCAATAGCGATGGTGCCGTCGAGGTGCACTGCAGAGATGCACACGGCGACGGTCGCGGTCGAGATCTCTGGCTACAGCCGTCTCAAGGGCCTCGGGAGAGGCAAATATCTCCGTTCTCCGGCATTCCTCATCGGGGGCTACGAATGGTGCATATACTACTTCCCCGACGGAAGCCCAGACGAGGCGAGCGAAGGTCACGTATCTGTCTTCCTCAAGCTCTTGACCAAGAACGCCGAGGTGAAGGCGCTCCACGAGTGGATGCGTTTGAATCGGGTTAGTGGGCAGTCGATTGTGGCGCTCTCCCGCAAAGGGCCAGACGTGTTCGAGCGTAAAAAATCTTGGGGCGTACCAAAGTTCATGCAGACCACTGCTGAAGTAGAGTCGGCGTACCTGCAGAACGATTGTCTCCTGATCGAGTGCAAAGTCAGTGTTATCACGGAAATACTCAGTATCTATGTGCCGCCCTCTGACATTTTGGATAATATCGCAACCTTGCTAGAGGGGAAGATAGGAGGAGACGTGACTTTCAAGGTTCAAGGGGAGGTCTTTTCCGCGCATAAGATTTTGCTTGCGATGCGATCGGCGGTCTTCAACGCGGAGTTCTATGGTCCGTTGGGGGACAAAGGTGTACAGGACATAATTATTAACGACATGCAGCCTGCTGTTTTCAAGGCATTTCTTCACTTCATCTACACCGATTCATTGCCTTCCATGGATGATCTTGATGATGATGACAAAAGAGAAATGGTTAAGCACTTACTTGTGGCTGCAGATAAGTATGCGATGGAAAGGATGAAGAGGGTATGTGAAGGGATGCTATGCAAGTGTCTTGATGTTGAGACCGTGGCGACCATATTAGCTCTGGCTGACCAGCATCATTGCAGCAACCTCAAAGATGCTTGCACTGAATTTATGTTCTCTTCAAATAGATTGAATGATGTGATCGCAAGCCAAGGGTATGTTCAACTCAAAAGATCTTCTCCTGATATCATTGTAGATGTGTTGGAGAGAGCAGCCAAGTCCCGCAAAATTTAG